The Clupea harengus unplaced genomic scaffold, Ch_v2.0.2, whole genome shotgun sequence genome includes a region encoding these proteins:
- the crym gene encoding ketimine reductase mu-crystallin isoform X2, whose protein sequence is MTMAGLPVLIGKEDIARLLHFKDLLPRLEAALAQFSKHDISEVIQPVRTVVPLTKHNGFLGLMPAYMVHDDILCTKMVAFYRREQGSTLPSTQVMDGEVITAKRTAAVSAISAKFFMPAQSEVLCILGSGHQAVSHYEVFTQTFAFKQVRVWSRRKESAEHFASALQGPVTVCTSVKEAVEGADVIITVTGASQPVLFGDWVKPGAHVAAVGACRPDWRELDDVLMRQAVVYVDSREGALKESGDVILSGAQVFAEIGEVITGTAPAHREKTTVFKSLGMGIQDAVSAKLVYDQWKSQ, encoded by the exons ATGACCATGGCGGGCCTGCCTGTGTTGATCGGTAAAGAAGATATTGCACGACTTCTACATTTCAAAGATTTGCTTCCTAGACTGGAGGCTGCTCTAGCGCAGTTTTCCAAACACGACATCTCTGAGGTGATCCAGCCCGTCCGGACTGTGGTCCCTTTAACGAAACACAATGG ATTCCTGGGGTTAATGCCGGCATATATGGTTCATGACGATATTTTATGCACAAAaatggtggccttctaccgcagAGAACAAGGCTCAACTTTACCCTCTACCCAG GTCATGGACGGGGAAGTCATCACAGCTAAGAGGACAGCCGCAGTGTCAGCAATATCTGCTAAA TTTTTCATGCCAGCCCAATCAGAGGTACTCTGTATCCTGGGCTCTGGTCACCAAGCCGTCAGCCACTACGAAGTCTTCACACAAACATTTGCTTTTAAACAG GTCCGTGTGTGGAGTCGAAGGAAGGAGAGTGCAGAGCACTTTGCCAGTGCCCTCCAGGGTCCGGTGACAGTCTGCACCTCTGTTAAAGAGGCAGTGGAAGGGGCCGACGTCATAATCACAGTCACCggtgccagccagccagtcctGTTTGGGGACTGGGTCAAGCCGGGTGCCCATGTTGCTG CGGTAGGAGCATGCAGACCAGACTGGAGGGAGCTGGACGACGTGTTGATGAGGCAGGCAGTGGTGTATGTGGACAGCAGAGAGGGTGCACTGAAGGAATCCGGAGACGTCATCCTCTCTGGG GCCCAAGTATTTGCTGAGATTGGGGAGGTCATAACTGGAACGGCGCCAGCCCACCGTGAGAAAACCACAGTGTTCAAGTCTCTGG
- the LOC122130085 gene encoding cytochrome b-c1 complex subunit 2, mitochondrial isoform X2, producing the protein MKGLRGISHLSTRLYAAQAARKVEFAVAAEHIRFQPQEVQVTKLPSGLVIASLENYSPTSKIGVLIKAGSRYETPDNLGVTHLLRLSANMTTKGASAFKITRGIEAVGGSLGVSSSRENMMYSVDCLRDHIDTVMEYLINVTTAPEFRPWEVSDLTSRVKLDKALAAQTSQIGVIESLHAAAYKHALSNSLYCPDHRVGNVTSEQMHAYVESNFTSSRMALVGLGVDHTILKQVGEQFLNIRSGMGTAGSKAQYRGGEVREQGSSGLVHAAVVSEGATAGSAEAMAFSVLQHMLGAGPHVKRGANISSKLSQGVSKATAHPFDVSAFNAGYSDSGLFGVYTISQAADAGDVIKAALDQVKAVAEGGVTAEDLSRAKTQLKAQYLMSLETSEGLLEAIGTHALAEATYHTPEAMSQKIDAVSSNDVVSAAKKFAAGKKSMASSGHLGKTPFVDEI; encoded by the exons ATGAAGGGGTTGCGGGGAATTAGTCACTTATCG ACGAGGCTTTACGCAGCCCAAGCTGCCCGTAAGGTCGAGTTTGCGGTGGCCGCGGAGCACATAAGGTTTCAGCCGCAGGAGGTGCAG GTCACAAAACTGCCCAGTGGTCTGGTGATTGCCTCCTTGGAGAATTATTCCCCTACTTCCAAGATTGGTGTGCTGATCAAGGCTGGTAGTCGATATGAAACTCCCGACAACCTTGGTGTCACCCACTTGCTCCGCCTGTCGGCTAACATG accacCAAGGGTGCTTCTGCATTCAAGATCACCCGTGGGATTGAGGCCGTGGGTGGCAGTCTGGG TGTGTCATCATCCAGGGAGAACATGATGTACTCTGTGGATTGCTTGAGGGACCACAT TGACACGGTCATGGAGTACCTGATCAACGTGACCACTGCTCCTGAGTTTCGGCCATGGGAGGTGTCCGACCTCACATCAAGGGTCAAACTAGACAAGGCCCTTGCCGCCCAGACCTCACAGATAG GTGTGATTGAAAGTCTTCATGCAGCTGCATACAAACATGCTCTGTCCAACTCCCTGTACTGTCCTGATCACCGAGTGGGCAACGTTACCTCAGAACAG ATGCATGCATATGTTGAGAGCAACTTCACAAGTTCCAGGATGGCTCTGGTTGGACTGG GAGTGGACCATACTATTCTGAAGCAGGTTGGGGAGCAGTTCTTGAACATCCGCAGTGGAATGGGCACTGCTGGCTCAAAGGCCCAGTATCGTGGAG GTGAGGTGAGGGAGCAGGGATCCAGTGGCCTGGTACACGCAGCGGTGGTCAGCGAGGGAGCCACAGCTGGCTCCGCCGAGGCCATGGCATTCAGTGTCCTGCAGCACATGCTGGGCGCCGGGCCCCATGTCAAGAGGGGTGCCAACATCTCCAGCAAGCTCAGCCAGGGTGTCTCCAAGGCCACCGCCCATCCTTTTGAT GTTTCTGCTTTTAATGCTGGCTACTCTGACTCTGGCCTCTTTGGAGTCTACACCATCTCCCAGGCAGCAGATGCTGGTGAT GTGATTAAAGCAGCATTAGATCAGGTTAAGGCTGTGGCAGAGGGAGGCGTGACTGCAGAAGACCTCAGCCGTGCCAA GACTCAGCTTAAGGCACAGTATCTGATGTCCCTGGAGACCTCCGAGGGCTTGTTGGAGGCCATTGGCACTCACGCTTTGGCCGAGGCAACCTACCACACCCCTGAAGCAATGTCCCAAAAAATTGATGCCGTGTCCTCTAACGATGTTGTCAGT GCTGCGAAAAAGTTTGCTGCTGGCAAGAAGTCAATGGCCTCCAGCGGACATTTGGGGAAGACCCCCTTTGTGGATGAAATTTAA
- the crym gene encoding ketimine reductase mu-crystallin isoform X1 produces MTMAGLPVLIGKEDIARLLHFKDLLPRLEAALAQFSKHDISEVIQPVRTVVPLTKHNGFLGLMPAYMVHDDILCTKMVAFYRREQGSTLPSTQATVLLFDPESGCVLAVMDGEVITAKRTAAVSAISAKFFMPAQSEVLCILGSGHQAVSHYEVFTQTFAFKQVRVWSRRKESAEHFASALQGPVTVCTSVKEAVEGADVIITVTGASQPVLFGDWVKPGAHVAAVGACRPDWRELDDVLMRQAVVYVDSREGALKESGDVILSGAQVFAEIGEVITGTAPAHREKTTVFKSLGMGIQDAVSAKLVYDQWKSQ; encoded by the exons ATGACCATGGCGGGCCTGCCTGTGTTGATCGGTAAAGAAGATATTGCACGACTTCTACATTTCAAAGATTTGCTTCCTAGACTGGAGGCTGCTCTAGCGCAGTTTTCCAAACACGACATCTCTGAGGTGATCCAGCCCGTCCGGACTGTGGTCCCTTTAACGAAACACAATGG ATTCCTGGGGTTAATGCCGGCATATATGGTTCATGACGATATTTTATGCACAAAaatggtggccttctaccgcagAGAACAAGGCTCAACTTTACCCTCTACCCAGGCAACGGTGTTGTTGTTTGATCCCGAAAGTGGATGTGTATTAGCG GTCATGGACGGGGAAGTCATCACAGCTAAGAGGACAGCCGCAGTGTCAGCAATATCTGCTAAA TTTTTCATGCCAGCCCAATCAGAGGTACTCTGTATCCTGGGCTCTGGTCACCAAGCCGTCAGCCACTACGAAGTCTTCACACAAACATTTGCTTTTAAACAG GTCCGTGTGTGGAGTCGAAGGAAGGAGAGTGCAGAGCACTTTGCCAGTGCCCTCCAGGGTCCGGTGACAGTCTGCACCTCTGTTAAAGAGGCAGTGGAAGGGGCCGACGTCATAATCACAGTCACCggtgccagccagccagtcctGTTTGGGGACTGGGTCAAGCCGGGTGCCCATGTTGCTG CGGTAGGAGCATGCAGACCAGACTGGAGGGAGCTGGACGACGTGTTGATGAGGCAGGCAGTGGTGTATGTGGACAGCAGAGAGGGTGCACTGAAGGAATCCGGAGACGTCATCCTCTCTGGG GCCCAAGTATTTGCTGAGATTGGGGAGGTCATAACTGGAACGGCGCCAGCCCACCGTGAGAAAACCACAGTGTTCAAGTCTCTGG
- the LOC122130085 gene encoding cytochrome b-c1 complex subunit 2, mitochondrial isoform X1 yields MKGLRGISHLSRRFYAAGGRQSLSEPLAGLKRSPGAGHSNQDVHVTKLPSGLVIASLENYSPTSKIGVLIKAGSRYETPDNLGVTHLLRLSANMTTKGASAFKITRGIEAVGGSLGVSSSRENMMYSVDCLRDHIDTVMEYLINVTTAPEFRPWEVSDLTSRVKLDKALAAQTSQIGVIESLHAAAYKHALSNSLYCPDHRVGNVTSEQMHAYVESNFTSSRMALVGLGVDHTILKQVGEQFLNIRSGMGTAGSKAQYRGGEVREQGSSGLVHAAVVSEGATAGSAEAMAFSVLQHMLGAGPHVKRGANISSKLSQGVSKATAHPFDVSAFNAGYSDSGLFGVYTISQAADAGDVIKAALDQVKAVAEGGVTAEDLSRAKTQLKAQYLMSLETSEGLLEAIGTHALAEATYHTPEAMSQKIDAVSSNDVVSAAKKFAAGKKSMASSGHLGKTPFVDEI; encoded by the exons ATGAAGGGGTTGCGGGGAATTAGTCACTTATCG aggCGCTTCTATGCAGCTGGAGGCAGGCAGTCTTTGAGTGAGCCTTTGGCTGGCCTCAAGCGTTCTCCAGGTGCCGGACACTCTAACCAGGATGTCCAT GTCACAAAACTGCCCAGTGGTCTGGTGATTGCCTCCTTGGAGAATTATTCCCCTACTTCCAAGATTGGTGTGCTGATCAAGGCTGGTAGTCGATATGAAACTCCCGACAACCTTGGTGTCACCCACTTGCTCCGCCTGTCGGCTAACATG accacCAAGGGTGCTTCTGCATTCAAGATCACCCGTGGGATTGAGGCCGTGGGTGGCAGTCTGGG TGTGTCATCATCCAGGGAGAACATGATGTACTCTGTGGATTGCTTGAGGGACCACAT TGACACGGTCATGGAGTACCTGATCAACGTGACCACTGCTCCTGAGTTTCGGCCATGGGAGGTGTCCGACCTCACATCAAGGGTCAAACTAGACAAGGCCCTTGCCGCCCAGACCTCACAGATAG GTGTGATTGAAAGTCTTCATGCAGCTGCATACAAACATGCTCTGTCCAACTCCCTGTACTGTCCTGATCACCGAGTGGGCAACGTTACCTCAGAACAG ATGCATGCATATGTTGAGAGCAACTTCACAAGTTCCAGGATGGCTCTGGTTGGACTGG GAGTGGACCATACTATTCTGAAGCAGGTTGGGGAGCAGTTCTTGAACATCCGCAGTGGAATGGGCACTGCTGGCTCAAAGGCCCAGTATCGTGGAG GTGAGGTGAGGGAGCAGGGATCCAGTGGCCTGGTACACGCAGCGGTGGTCAGCGAGGGAGCCACAGCTGGCTCCGCCGAGGCCATGGCATTCAGTGTCCTGCAGCACATGCTGGGCGCCGGGCCCCATGTCAAGAGGGGTGCCAACATCTCCAGCAAGCTCAGCCAGGGTGTCTCCAAGGCCACCGCCCATCCTTTTGAT GTTTCTGCTTTTAATGCTGGCTACTCTGACTCTGGCCTCTTTGGAGTCTACACCATCTCCCAGGCAGCAGATGCTGGTGAT GTGATTAAAGCAGCATTAGATCAGGTTAAGGCTGTGGCAGAGGGAGGCGTGACTGCAGAAGACCTCAGCCGTGCCAA GACTCAGCTTAAGGCACAGTATCTGATGTCCCTGGAGACCTCCGAGGGCTTGTTGGAGGCCATTGGCACTCACGCTTTGGCCGAGGCAACCTACCACACCCCTGAAGCAATGTCCCAAAAAATTGATGCCGTGTCCTCTAACGATGTTGTCAGT GCTGCGAAAAAGTTTGCTGCTGGCAAGAAGTCAATGGCCTCCAGCGGACATTTGGGGAAGACCCCCTTTGTGGATGAAATTTAA
- the LOC122130087 gene encoding NHP2-like protein 1, which yields MTEPEVNPKAYPLADATLSKTILDLVQQASNYKQLRKGANEATKTLNRGISEFIVMAADAEPLEIILHLPLLCEDKNVPYVFVRSKQALGRACGVSRPVIATSVTIKEGSQLKPQIQSVQMSIERLLV from the exons ATg actgAGCCAGAAGTGAATCCTAAAGCCTACCCGTTGGCAGACGCCACTCTGAGCAAAACCATTCTGGACCTTGTTCAACAAGCATCCAACTACAAACAACTGAGAAAAGGAGCCAATGAAG CTACTAAAACATTGAACCGTGGAATCTCAGAATTCATTGTGATGGCGGCTGATGCAGAGCCCCTGGAAATCATCCTTCACTTGCCGCTGCTCTGCGAGGACAAAAATGTCCCCTACGTTTTTGTGAGATCCAAGCAAGCTCTAGGACGGGCATGTGGAGTCTCCAGACCAGTCATAGCCACATCGGTGACCATCAAGGAGGGCTCTCAGCTGAAGCCTCAGATCCAGTCAGTCCAAATGTCCATTGAGAGACTTTTGGTGTGA